CTACATCTATCACAGTGAACGCAATCCATTAATCTTGTGACATTCTTGAACCGTAACTTAAaatcatcttttaattttgaactaatattatctgaaaaaattaaatcttcattGAAGATTTTCGAATCTAATTGAGAAacaatatttaagaaaatgGACTTTACCTTTTCATCATATGAATCACAAAACGAAAGACGTTTCATATAAGGTCTAATTTTCCATAAGGCCTTTGAAATAACtgaataatcaaaatagaTATTTGCAACTCTGTCTGGGAAATTACCAACTCTTGCCATGAATAAATCCAAGTTTGGTTCAAAGTTCCCAGTATCAGTGTTTAAATAACCATTTGATAAATGAGTAGCAATGGAAGCATGGAGTCCAGAGACTAATCTATAAAATGCGTCCTTTGCTAACGATTGACCAGTTTCTCCTACAGTGAaacaattttcattataaatGTTCATCCAAATAGAAGCAGATTGATTACCTCCATAACCAGTGAATCTCTCTGGATTTTCCACCAAGTCTACTAGTACAGATCCTTCTTTACTAAAATCATCTAAATCGCAATAGTCATATTGTGATCCTACTTTTTGAGTGGAACCTGATTTAGATTTATCACATAATTGGTTTAAGAAagttaattcattatcattttcttcagTAGCTTCACTAACAGTTTCATTATTCAAACTACCCAAAACTTCTGGCTGCCAAATTTCAGGTAATTTATCCCAATCCTCGACCACATCTACAGCACAGTTCCTACTCGTACAAAATGCATCACTGGTATCCCAAAATGAACATTCTTTGTATAAatctattttaaaatatctgaAAAATTCTGTTTGAACTAATGACACCAAATCTggtctaatttttttattaatttcatttatttctttaaacGTTATGTCACATGAAGGACTGACTTGTTGGTTCACATCTAGTTTACAAAAATTTGACTCTTGAATAGACacatcttcattattatcagcATTAACATTGACTGATGATAATCCTATTAGAGCCAGGTTAGTCAAAAGgctatttaatttcattatgtACAGATTAGAATTCTTGAATACAACTTCTTGTATTTGGATAAAAccttaataatatatcagTTATGACTTTATTAACCTTCAACTATGGTCTCAAATCTACTATTTACGAATCTGTTTATCAGATTATTCTAAACATCTCTTCGATCTCTCTTCTTTTATAGAACGAAGTTGAATATTTCGGGAAAACTAATTAATAAGCGAAATAGGCAACGTGAGTGCAAACATCGCGAAATTTGAAACAAGCCTTGAAGGTGTTCGAAACTTGGCGATCGcgttttattaaaagtcAAGTAAGAGGTATTTTGAAGGTAAAATTACATGGAAACTACTATGTAGTgttgatgaaattgatcATTTTGAAGAGTTTAGATGCCTAAGCCTTGTATAGCACTATCTTTACAAAGCTTAGTTTTCTATTGGTTTTGTTGTAATTAGTAATACATAATAAGCCTTCTtggaaaaaacaaaaacgTAACGCCGAAATTTCTAGAACAATTAGAGCAGGGATATGTTAGTACAAAGCAATATTATTGCGGTACCAAATGCTGAGTTATTTATAGGTTTGTCTATGAGTCTTTGTAGTTTCCAAACTTTCATCACATGCTCATGCCACTAATGGctgaatatttattctgaaaaagataatagTACATCGACACATGTACCgattctatattttttggcATAACAAACGTCACGTATCAAGTCTTTCTCCATTTTAGGGAACATAGATTGAAGGATATCTAAAACTTCCTTGTGCTGTTCCTGCTCCATTAATCTTGCTAATTGACGTTCTTCATCAGATATATGGCGATGATGACGGTGGCGGCGATATTCTTGCAATTGTTGTGGCTGTTGCTGTTGGTATTCTTGCAGTTGATCTTGATTGTGTTGGTGATAATCATTAATTCTAGAGTTATTAGATCCGCTGTTGGGACGTCCAGAGTCGTGGTCCAGATCTTCAGTAAATGTCGAGAAGAAATCAGAGACTTTATTAACCAAGGAACTTGTTGCTTCGTCTAGTGGAGAGAGAATATAATCACTTGGATTTGTAGTtgagaaattattatgtTTGAGCTTAGTTTCTAGTTCACGATTCTTCAATAGTTCGTTTTCTTTAGCGATACGTTGTTCATTATTCTTGTGAGCTCTTTCATATTCAATCTCGTCATCAATGGTTAACGAATCTTTATTTAGTTCcaaattaataaagttAATAGCAGCCTGCAAACtacttaaataataagattCTTCACCGCGgatgaaattttcaaatctaaATCGTTCGAT
This DNA window, taken from Henningerozyma blattae CBS 6284 chromosome 3, complete genome, encodes the following:
- the ERO1 gene encoding ER oxidoreductin (similar to Saccharomyces cerevisiae ERO1 (YML130C); ancestral locus Anc_8.877); translated protein: MKLNSLLTNLALIGLSSVNVNADNNEDVSIQESNFCKLDVNQQVSPSCDITFKEINEINKKIRPDLVSLVQTEFFRYFKIDLYKECSFWDTSDAFCTSRNCAVDVVEDWDKLPEIWQPEVLGSLNNETVSEATEENDNELTFLNQLCDKSKSGSTQKVGSQYDYCDLDDFSKEGSVLVDLVENPERFTGYGGNQSASIWMNIYNENCFTVGETGQSLAKDAFYRLVSGLHASIATHLSNGYLNTDTGNFEPNLDLFMARVGNFPDRVANIYFDYSVISKALWKIRPYMKRLSFCDSYDEKVKSIFLNIVSQLDSKIFNEDLIFSDNISSKLKDDFKLRFKNVTRLMDCVHCDRCRMWGKIQTTGYATSLKILFELDQHDEETKQHIVDKLTKYELIALINTFDRLSQSIAAINNFETLYNQRLNSSNNTQNKLANFFQNNNFFKLLGSARKAVTSTITSIKANASKGGIKASEEKDTLIKEKEEQVVFADLKMPKKKTKQLDSNGTEIEGVWEKAWKTEIHNFKEALRFIYRCYADLPSNVWNICLYNMNKLWNRFVGVANYVKEEEDNPIAYSLDIQ